One genomic region from Rosa rugosa chromosome 1, drRosRugo1.1, whole genome shotgun sequence encodes:
- the LOC133725701 gene encoding callose synthase 7 isoform X2 → MASSSGTKADGWPQRSLSRGMTRMATRVVDFPTEGDDALDSGVVPSCLASIAPIFRVANEIEKDNPRVAYLCRFHGFEKAHTMDPTSSGRGVRQFKTHLLHRLERDEVDTQHQLAKSDTKEIMLYYHQFYEKNIREGEYTKKPEEMARICQIATVLYDVLKTVVPASQIDIQTQRIAEDVKRKREQYVNYNILPLYTVGVKPTIMELPEIKAALRALQNVNNLPMPRMHFKPTNPDDKSTMPTERIKPVNDILDWLSAIFGFQKGNVANQREHLILLLANIDVRHRSPENYNELNSGTVQHLMEKFFKNYRSWYNYLHCKTNLRFPEGSHSKQQLELIYIALYLLIWGEASNVRFMPECLCYIFHNMANEVYGILNSNAHTVSGETYQTVARDEESFLREVITPIYQVLYKEAKRNKMGKASHSRWRNYDDLNEYFWSDKCFKLGWPMDAKADFFRHSDGIQPVNERTNQATGGRRKPKTNFVEVRTFLHLYRSFDRMWIFFILALQAMIIIAWSPSGSITSIFEADVFRSVLSIFMTYAFLNLLQATLDIILSWNAWKSLKVTQILRYLLKFAVAVVWAVVLPIGYSSSMQNPTGLLKFFSSWSRDWRNQSFYNYAVAIYMVPNLLAAMLFFLPPLRRHIERSNWRIVTLFMWWAQPKLYVGRGMHEDVFSLLKYTLFWIMLLISKLAFSYYVEILPLVAPTKLIMDMPISNYQWHEFFPNATHNIGVVIAIWTPIILVYFMDAQIWYAIFSTLFGGIHGAFSHLGEIRTLGMLRSRFESVPSAFSDRLMPSSENKDARKKKHLDEVLVRKNIANFSQVWNEFINSMRMEDLISNRDRDLLLVPYSSSDVSVVQWPPFLLASKIPIALDMAKDFTGKSDDDLFRKIRNDDYMYSAVIECYETLRDIIFGLLDDDADKMIVRQICYEVDSSIQQQRFLINFRMSGLPFLSERLEKFLKLLLAEDENVENSLRQIINVLQDIMEIITQDVMINGHEILEAAHYIEGQNVKKEQRFQKINIYLAQNPSWREKVVRLHLLLTVKESAINVPQNLDARRRITFFANSLFMNMPNAPKVRDMLSFSVLTPYYKEDVLYSDEELTKENEDGISILFYLQKIYPDEWTNFLDRINEHKSQYSEKDKSELIRQWVSYRGQTLSRTVRGMMYYRKALDLQCILETAGDGGVYGGDAAQILSEKEEKDILDRAQALADLKFTYVVSCQVYGEQKNSTEARDKSCYTNILKLMLTYPSLRVAYIDTREETVNGKSQKIHFSVLVKGGDKWDEEIYRIKLPGPPTVIGEGKPENQNHAIVFTRGEALQTIDMNQDNYFEEAFKMRNVLEEFLKPRRGQRKPTILGLREHIFTGSVSSLAWFMSNQETSFVTIGQRILANPLRVRFHYGHPDIFDRIFHITRGGISKASKVINLSEDIFSGYNSVLRGGFITHHEYIQVGKGRDVGMNQISLFEAKVANGNGEQTLSRDVYRLGRRFDFYRMLSFYFTTVGFYFSSMVTVLTVYVFLYGRLYMVMSGLESEILDSPAIHQTKAFEQALATQSVFQLGLLLVLPMVMEIGLEKGFRTALGDFIIMQLQLASVFFTFQLGTKAHYYGRTILHGGSKYRATGRGFVVFHAKFADNYRLYSRSHFVKGLELLILLIVYGVYGSAYRSSNLYFFITFSMWFLVASWLFAPFIFNPSSFDWQKTVDDWTDWKRWMGNRGGIGISPDKSWESWWDEEQEHLKHTIIRGRIIEIILACRFFFYQYGIVYHLDIAHFSKSLLVYGLSWVVMVTVLLVLKMVSMGRRRFGTDFQLMFRILKALLFLGFMSVMTVLFVVCGLTISDLFAAILAFLPTGWALLLIGQVCRPMVKGVGFWESIKELGRAYDYIMGVVVFMPVAILSWFPFVSEFQTRLLFNQAFSRGLQISMILAGRKDKTASNR, encoded by the exons ATGGCGAGCTCCAGCGGGACCAAGGCCGATGGGTGGCCGCAGAGGTCGCTGTCGAGGGGAATGACGAGAATGGCTACTAGAGTTGTGGACTTTCCGACGGAGGGCGACGATGCGTTGGACAGTGGAGTTGTGCCGTCGTGCCTTGCGTCTATTGCTCCGATTTTCCGGGTTGCCAACGAGATTGAGAAGGACAACCCTAGGGTTGCTTATCTCT GCCGCTTCCATGGATTTGAAAAGGCGCATACCATGGATCCAACATCAAGTGGACGTGGAGTTCGTCAGTTTAAGACACATCTTTTGCACAGACTTGAAAGG GACGAAGTAGATACACAACATCAGCTTGCTAAATCTGATACAAAAGAAATCATGTTGTATTACCACCAATTCTATGAGAAAAATATCAGAGAGGGAGAATATACAAAGAAACC GGAAGAGATGGCCAGGATTTGTCAGATTGCAACTGTACTGTATGATGTGCTCAAGACAGTGGTACCTGCCTCTCAAATAGACATACAG ACCCAGAGAATTGCTGAAGATGTCAAGAGGAAAAGGGAGCAATATGTAAACTATAACATTCTTCCATTATATACTGTCGGGGTTAAACCGACAATTATGGAACTTCCTGAG ATCAAAGCAGCGCTCCGTGCTCTACAGAATGTGAATAATCTTCCAATGCCAAGAATGCATTTTAAACCCACAAATCCTGATGACAAGTCGACAATGCCTACAGAGAGGATTAAACCTGTGAATGACATACTCGATTGGCTTTCGGCTATTTTTGGGTTTCAG AAAGGAAATGTGGCAAATCAGAGGGAACATTTAATTTTGCTACTTGCCAACATTGATGTAAGACATAGAAGTCCTGAGAACTACAATGAG TTGAATAGTGGCACTGTACAGCATTTGATGGAGAAATTCTTTAAGAATTATCGTTCATGGTATAACTATCTGCATTGTAAAACAAATCTTCG GTTCCCCGAAGGTTCTCACAGCAAACAACAATTGGAACTTATATACATTGCTCTCTATCTTCTCATATGGGGTGAAGCTTCAAATGTCCGATTCATGCCTGAATGCTTATGCTACATTTTCCATAAT ATGGCGAACGAGGTCTATGGAATTTTAAATAGCAATGCTCATACTGTTAGTGGAGAAACATACCAAACAGTAGCACGTGATGAAGAATCTTTTTTGAGGGAGGTTATAACTCCTATATACCAGGTTTTGTACAAG GAAGCAAAGAGAAACAAAATGGGCAAGGCAAGTCATTCAAGATGGAGAAATTATGATGATTTGAATGAATACTTCTG GTCAGACAAATGTTTTAAGCTAGGGTGGCCAATGGATGCTAAAGCAGATTTCTTTAGGCATTCAGATGGGATACAACCAGTAAATGAG AGGACCAATCAAGCTACTGGTGGCAGGAGGAAGCCTAAAACAAATTTTGTAGAAGTCCGAACATTTTTACACCTCTACAGAAGCTTCGATCGAATGTGGATATTCTTCATATTGGCTTTACAG GCTATGATTATTATTGCATGGAGTCCTTCTGGATCTATCACTTCAATATTTGAAGCGGACGTCTTCAGAAGTGTTTTAAGCATCTTCATGACATATGCTTTCCTTAATTTATTACAAG CCACTTTGGACATAATTCTCAGTTGGAATGCATGGAAGAGCTTGAAAGTCACTCAAATATTACGATACCTCTTGAAATTTGCAGTAGCTGTTGTCTGGGCTGTGGTTCTGCCTATTGGTTATTCTAGTTCTATGCAGAATCCTACAGGGCTTCTGAAATTCTTCAGTAGTTGGAGTCGGGATTGGCGGAATCAGTCATTTTataattatgctgttgcaatCTATATGGTTCCTAATTTATTGGCTGCTATGCTATTTTTTCTTCCACCTTTACGAAGACACATAGAGCGTTCCAACTGGCGCATTGTCACTCTTTTTATGTGGTGGGCTCAG CCAAAACTGTATGTCGGAAGAGGAATGCATGAGGATGTCTTCTCACTGCTGaa ATATACATTGTTCTGGATCATGCTGCTAATCAGCAAGCTAGCGTTCAGCTATTATGTGGAG ATATTGCCGCTTGTTGCACCAACAAAGTTGATAATGGATATGCCTATCAGTAATTACCAATGGCATGAGTTCTTTCCGAATG CAACTCATAATATTGGTGTTGTCATTGCAATATGGACTCCAATTATCCTG GTATATTTTATGGATGCACAAATATGGTATGCAATATTTTCTACTCTGTTTGGTGGGATTCACGGAGCCTTCAGCCATTTGGGGGAG ATACGAACACTTGGGATGTTGCGGTCCAGATTTGAGTCTGTGCCTTCAGCTTTCAGTGATCGGCTTATGCCATCGTCAGAGAATAAGGATGCCAGAAAGAAGAAACACTTG GATGAAGTACTTGTTCGAAAGAACATTGCTAATTTCTCTCAGGTCTGGAATGAATTTATAAATTCTATGCGAATGGAAGACCTGATCAGCAATAG GGATAGGGATCTGCTGCTTGTTCCGTATTCTTCAAGTGATGTTTCTGTTGTCCAGTGGCCTCCTTTCTTGCTTGCTAGCAAG ATTCCAATAGCATTAGACATGGCAAAGGATTTTACAGGGAAGTCGGATGATGATTTATTCAGAAAGATTAGGAATGATGATTATATGTACTCAGCAGTGATTGAATGCTATGAGACACTCAGGGATATTATATTTGGCCTTCTTGATGATGATGCCGATAAGAT GATTGTAAGGCAGATATGTTATGAAGTAGACAGTAGTATACAGCAGCAGAGGTTTTTGATTAATTTCCGTATGAGTGGGCTGCCATTTCTTAGTGAGAGGTTGGAGAAGTTTCTCAAACTCTTG CTAGCCGAAGATGAGAATGTCGAAAATTCCTTGCGTCAGATAATCAATGTCCTTCAAGATATCATGGAGATTATAACACAGGATGTAATGATCAATGGCCATGA AATCCTCGAAGCAGCTCACTACATAGAGGGTCAAAATGTCAAGAAGGAGCAAAGGTTTCAAAAAATCAACATATATCTTGCCCAAAATCCATCTTGGAGAGAGAAG GTCGTTAGGCTTCATTTGCTTTTGACCGTCAAGGAATCTGCCATCAATGTGCCCCAAAACTTGGATGCTCGCAGGCGCATTACTTTCTTTGCGAACTCCTTATTCATGAACATGCCAAATGCTCCCAAAGTTCGTGACATGCTCTCCTTTAG TGTTCTGACTCCTTATTACAAAGAAGATGTTCTTTATTCTGATGAGGAACTTACCAAGGAAAATGAGGATGGAATCTCAATTTTGTTCTACCTGCAGAAGATATATCCTG ATGAATGGACAAATTTCCTGGACCGCATAAATGAACATAAAAGTCAGTACTCTGAAAAGGACAAGTCGGAGTTAATTCGTCAGTGGGTATCTTACAGGGGACAGACACTTTCTAGAACAG TGAGAGGGATGATGTACTATAGGAAGGCTCTAGACCTTCAATGTATCCTGGAAACAGCAGGAGATGGTG GTGTTTATGGAGGCGACGCAGCCCAGATTTTAAGTGAAAAAGAGGAGAAGGATATTCTTGATCGGGCACAAGCTCTGGCAGATTTGAAGTTCACTTATGTAGTTTCTTGTCAGGTCTATGGTGAACAGAAGAATTCCACTGAAGCCCGAGACAAAAGTTGTTACACTAATATTCTCAAGCTGATGTTAAC GTATCCATCTCTACGTGTTGCTTACATAGATACAAGAGAGGAGACAGTGAATGGAAAATCCCAAAAGATTCATTTTTCTGTTCTGGTCAAGGGAGGTGACAAATGGGATGAG GAAATATACCGCATCAAGCTTCCAGGTCCTCCAACAGTAATTGGTGAAGGAAAACCTGAAAATCAAAACCATGCCATCGTATTTACTCGTGGAGAAGCCCTGCAAACCATTGACATGAATCAG GATAATTATTTTGAGGAAGCTTTCAAAATGAGAAATGTATTGGAGGAATTTCTAAAGCCTCGACGGGGGCAGCGGAAACCTACAATATTGGGTCTAAGGGAACATATATTTACCGGAAG TGTTTCATCACTCGCTTGGTTCATGTCCAATCAAGAAACAAGTTTTGTGACTATAGGCCAACGAATTTTGGCAAATCCCCTGAG GGTACGGTTTCATTATGGCCATCCTGATATTTTTGACAGAATCTTTCACATAACAAGGGGCGGCATAAGCAAAGCATCAAAAGTAATTAACTTAAGCGAGGATATATTTTCAG GATATAATTCTGTTCTGCGTGGGGGATTTATAACACATCATGAGTATATCCAAGTAGGCAAGGGGCGTGATGTTGGAATGAATCAAATATCGCTTTTCGAGGCTAAAGTGGCAAATGGAAATGGAGAGCAGACACTTAGCCGTGATGTTTATAGGCTTGGGCGTCGATTTGATTTCTATAGAATGCTGTCTTTTTACTTCACAACAGTTGGGTTCTATTTTAGTAGTATG GTAACTGTGCTGACTGTCTATGTGTTTTTATATGGACGTCTATATATGGTTATGAGTGGATTGGAAAGTGAGATCCTGGATAGCCCAGCCATACATCAGACCAAGGCTTTTGAACAAGCTCTGGCTACACAGTCTGTCTTTCAACTGGGCTTGTTGCTGGTCCTTCCCATGGTTATGGAAATTGGTCTGGAGAAAGGATTTCGCACTGCCTTGGGTGATTTCATCATCATGCAGCTGCAGCTGGCCTCTGTTTTCTTCACTTTCCAACTAGGAACAAAAGCACATTACTACGGAAGGACAATCTTACATGGAGGATCTAAATATCGAGCAACTGGCCgtggttttgttgtttttcatgcaaaGTTTGCCGATAACTACAGGCTGTACTCACGAAGTCACTTTGTGAAAGGGTTGGAGCTGTTGATTCTGCTGATTGTGTATGGAGTCTATGGGAGTGCATATAGGAGTTCAAATCTGTATTTTTTCATCACGTTCTCCATGTGGTTTCTGGTTGCTTCCTGGTTGTTTGCTCCGTTTATCTTTAATCCGTCCAGCTTTGACTGGCAAAAAACTGTAGATGATTGGACGGATTGGAAGAGGTGGATGGGAAATCGTGGTGGTATTGGGATCTCACCTGACAAAAGTTGGGAATCATGGTGGGATGAAGAACAGGAACACCTCAAGCACACTATTATCCGTGGAAGAATTATTGAGATAATTCTTGCATGTCGCTTCTTTTTTTACCAATATGGGATTGTTTACCACCTCGATATAGCTCATTTCAGCAAGAGTTTACTG GTTTATGGACTTTCTTGGGTGGTTATGGTAACGGTGCTTCTCGTCTTAAAG ATGGTGTCAATGGGTAGACGAAGATTTGGCACTGACTTTCAGCTCATGTTCAGAATTCTGAAGGCGCTTCTTTTTCTTGGCTTCATGTCAGTCATGACTGTCCTATTTGTAGTTTGTGGCCTTACAATTTCAGATCTATTTGCTGCTATTCTTGCCTTCTTGCCCACAGGGTGGGCACTACTTCTT ATCGGGCAAGTATGCAGGCCAATGGTTAAGGGAGTAGGATTCTGGGAATCAATTAAGGAGCTGGGAAGAGCCTATGATTACATAATGGGAGTGGTAGTCTTCATGCCGGTTGCCATTTTGTCATGGTTCCCATTTGTCTCAGAGTTCCAAACACGGTTGCTCTTCAACCAAGCATTCAGTCGAGGCCTACAAATTTCAATGATTCTTGCCGGGAGGAAAGATAAGACAGCTTCTAATAGATAG